Proteins from a genomic interval of Zingiber officinale cultivar Zhangliang chromosome 2A, Zo_v1.1, whole genome shotgun sequence:
- the LOC122040719 gene encoding pentatricopeptide repeat-containing protein At3g61520, mitochondrial-like, which translates to MKLVKNPCLRLTALRRCHAASSSTAAAATDFDCDGGVGTRSDVKHQKPSSNASSRYLKYQLYSLLGSASPGRPYAALSILRRMLPPDSTSPPDAATRSIVFSGLAKRSQPLNEESLALLVENAKMGLFPHDAILFSQFITKLCRCGATSGAWDFFHAVKDAGGSFEANVCNALLSGLAAIQDFARMNLLFSEMKGLGVRPDLFTFGILINSLCKSSRIDDALNVLDAMSSPDSEVTPGTIIFNTVIDGLCKAGRLQDGLSLLDRMKSSHVCDPDSVTYNTLIDAFCKAAELDMAHKLLTSMEKERVSVNVVTLNTFIYRMCRHGMMGSALNFFRKKKVEWPEVKGNAFTYNVLIGAFLHSDNVGWATALFDEMIKEGVSPDSVTHSTLTYRLTQLGKLDDAYLSMSLMRKNGFRVDIKSYNILISGFCKKKKLDKALEIHDEICEAGLRPDIFTYNSLIDAFCKAGDFSKAGKFLNKMVDNGCNPDVVTYGTLINGYCKSGDLEEAMKIFKSMDVSMVPANTVIYTTLIDSYCKNQKVDAAIYLFDEMQEKDILPNARIYTALFKGLKNRNMPNKAFELMDKMNLQGCKPDYVTMDLLTGWLTVIGETERLRLFVQQTTSSNIDSGNPDV; encoded by the coding sequence ATGAAGCTGGTGAAGAATCCGTGTTTGCGTTTGACAGCTCTCCGCCGCTGCCACGCCGCCTCCTCTTCTACAGCCGCCGCTGCCACCGACTTCGATTGCGATGGTGGCGTAGGCACCCGGAGCGACGTGAAACACCAGAAACCCTCTAGCAATGCCTCATCTCGCTACCTTAAATACCAGCTCTATTCCCTGCTCGGTTCCGCCTCTCCCGGCCGCCCCTACGCCGCCTTGTCGATCCTCCGCCGTATGCTTCCCCCCGACTCCACTTCCCCTCCTGACGCCGCCACTCGGTCGATCGTTTTCTCCGGCCTGGCTAAGCGAAGCCAGCCCCTGAACGAGGAATCCctcgccctcctcgtcgagaatGCCAAGATGGGACTTTTTCCGCACGACGCCATCCTATTCAGTCAGTTCATCACCAAGCTGTGCCGCTGCGGCGCCACCTCCGGGGCCTGGGATTTCTTTCACGCTGTAAAGGATGCTGGCGGCTCCTTCGAGGCCAATGTGTGCAACGCCCTCTTGAGTGGCCTCGCTGCAATTCAAGACTTCGCAAGGATGAATCTTCTGTTTTCGGAGATGAAAGGCTTGGGCGTGCGCCCTGACTTATTCACCTTCGGTATACTCATCAATAGCCTATGCAAATCCAGTCGCATCGACGATGCACTGAACGTGCTCGACGCAATGTCAAGCCCAGATTCAGAGGTCACCCCTGGCACAATCATTTTTAACACTGTCATCGATGGGCTCTGCAAGGCAGGAAGGCTTCAGGATGGTCTCTCCTTGCTTGATAGGATGAAATCAAGCCATGTTTGTGATCCTGACAGTGTGACTTACAACACCTTGATCGATGCCTTCTGCAAGGCTGCAGAGTTGGACATGGCTCACAAATTACTTACCAGCATGGAGAAGGAAAGGGTGTCTGTCAATGTGGTTACTCTGAATACCTTTATATATAGAATGTGCAGGCATGGGATGATGGGAAGTGCCCTCAATTTTTTTCGAAAGAAGAAGGTCGAGTGGCCGGAAGTTAAAGGCAATGCTTTCACCTATAACGTCCTGATTGGTGCTTTTCTTCATTCGGACAATGTAGGATGGGCGACGGCATTGTTTGACGAGATGATCAAGGAAGGGGTTTCCCCAGATTCCGTGACGCACTCCACTCTCACCTATAGGTTGACTCAATTAGGTAAACTGGATGATGCTTATTTGAGCATGTCATTGATGAGAAAGAATGGTTTTCGAGTAGACATAAAGAGCTATAACATTTTGATCAGTGGgttttgcaagaagaagaagttggatAAGGCATTGGAGATACACGATGAAATATGTGAGGCAGGGCTTAGGCCTGATATCTTCACATACAATTCTTTGATTGATGCTTTCTGCAAGGCTGGTGATTTTTCAAAGGCTGGTAaattcctcaacaaaatggtcgaCAATGGATGCAACCCTGACGTTGTGACTTATGGAACTTTGATCAATGGTTATTGCAAATCTGGTGATCTTGAGGAGGCCATGAAGATCTTCAAGAGCATGGATGTGTCAATGGTGCCGGCCAACACTGTTATTTATACTACCCTCATTGATTCTTATTGTAAGAATCAAAAagttgatgcagcaatatacctCTTCGATGAGATGCAGGAAAAAGATATATTGCCCAACGCCAGGATCTACACTGCTCTTTTCAAGGGTCTTAAGAACCGTAACATGCCTAATAAAGCCTTCGAGCTTATGGACAAGATGAATTTGCAGGGATGCAAACCAGACTATGTGACAATGGATCTTCTTACAGGATGGTTAACTGTGATCGGTGAGACGGAGAGACTGAGACTATTTGTGCAACAGACGACATCTTCTAATATCGACTCGGGCAATCCTGATGTTTAA
- the LOC122040721 gene encoding pentatricopeptide repeat-containing protein At5g28460-like — protein sequence MKLVKNPCLPLTALRRCHTASSSTATAATDFDGDGGVGTRSDVKHQKPSSNASPRLLKYQLYFLLGSASPGRLSAALSILRGVLPPDSTSPPDAATRSIVFSGLAKQSQPLNEESLALLVEMAKMGLFPHDAILFTQFITKLCRCGATSGAWDFFHAVKDAGGYIEAPVCNALLTGLAAIQDFARMSLLFSEMKSFGVRPDVVTFGILINCLCKSRRIDDALNVLDAMSSPDSGVTPGTIIFNTVIDGLCKAGRLQDGLSLLDRMKSSHACDPDSVTYTSLIDAFCKAAELDKAHELLTRMEKERVAVDVVILNTFICRMCRHGMIGSALNFFQKKKVEWPEVKGNAFTYNYLIGAFLHSNYIGWATALFDEMIKEGVSPNSVTHSTLIYRLTQFGKLDDAYSNMSLMRKNGFRVDIKSYNILISGFCKKKRLDKALEIHDEICEAGLRPDIFTYTSLIDAFCKAGDFSKAGKFLNKMVDNGCNPNVVTYGTLINGYCKSGDLEQAMKIFKSMDVPMVPANTVIYTILIDSYCKNQKVDAAIYLFDEMQEKDILPNARIYTAIFKGLKNRNMPDKAFELMDKMNLQGCKPDYVTMDLLTGWLTVIGETERLRLFVQRTTSSNIDSGNPDV from the coding sequence ATGAAGCTGGTGAAGAATCCGTGTTTGCCTTTGACAGCTCTCCGCCGCTGCCACACCGCCTCCTCTTCTACAGCCACCGCTGCCACTGACTTCGATGGCGATGGTGGCGTAGGCACCCGGAGCGACGTGAAACACCAGAAACCCTCTAGCAATGCCTCACCTCGCCTCCTTAAATACCAGCTCTATTTCCTGCTCGGTTCCGCCTCTCCTGGCCGCCTCTCCGCCGCCTTGTCGATCCTCCGCGGTGTGCTTCCCCCCGACTCCACTTCCCCTCCTGACGCCGCCACTCGGTCGATCGTTTTCTCCGGCCTGGCTAAGCAAAGCCAGCCCCTGAACGAGGAGTCCctcgccctcctcgtcgagatgGCCAAGATGGGACTTTTTCCGCACGACGCCATCCTGTTCACTCAGTTCATCACCAAGCTGTGCCGCTGCGGCGCCACCTCCGGGGCCTGGGATTTCTTTCACGCGGTAAAGGATGCTGGCGGCTACATCGAGGCCCCTGTGTGCAACGCCCTCTTGACTGGCCTCGCCGCAATTCAAGACTTCGCTAGGATGAGTCTTCTGTTTTCGGAGATGAAAAGCTTTGGCGTGCGGCCCGACGTAGTCACCTTTGGTATACTCATCAATTGCCTATGCAAATCCCGTCGCATCGATGATGCACTGAACGTGCTCGACGCAATGTCAAGCCCAGATTCAGGGGTCACCCCTGGCACAATCATTTTTAACACTGTCATCGATGGGCTCTGCAAGGCAGGAAGGCTTCAGGATGGTCTCTCCTTGCTTGATAGGATGAAATCAAGCCATGCTTGTGATCCTGACAGTGTGACTTACACCAGCTTGATTGATGCCTTCTGCAAGGCTGCAGAGTTAGACAAAGCTCATGAATTGCTTACCAGGATGGAGAAGGAAAGGGTGGCTGTCGATGTGGTTATTCTGAATACCTTTATATGTAGAATGTGCAGGCATGGGATGATCGGAAGTGCCCtcaatttttttcaaaagaaGAAGGTTGAGTGGCCGGAAGTTAAAGGCAATGCTTTCACCTATAACTACCTGATTGGTGCTTTTCTGCATTCCAACTATATAGGATGGGCGACGGCATTGTTTGATGAGATGATCAAGGAAGGGGTTTCCCCTAATTCCGTGACACACTCCACTCTCATCTATAGGTTGACTCAATTTGGTAAATTGGATGATGCTTATTCGAACATGTCGTTGATGAGAAAGAATGGTTTTCGAGTAGACATAAAGAGCTATAACATTTTGATCAGTGGGTTTTGCAAGAAGAAGAGGTTGGATAAGGCATTGGAGATACACGATGAAATATGTGAGGCAGGACTTAGGCCTGATATCTTCACATACACTTCTTTGATTGATGCTTTCTGCAAGGCTGGTGATTTTTCGAAGGCTGGTAaattcctcaacaaaatggtcgaCAATGGATGCAACCCTAACGTTGTGACTTATGGAACTTTGATCAATGGTTACTGCAAATCTGGTGATCTTGAGCAGGCCATGAAGATCTTCAAGAGCATGGATGTGCCAATGGTGCCGGCCAACACTGTTATTTATACTATCCTCATTGATTCTTATTGTAAGAATCAAAAagttgatgcagcaatatacctCTTCGATGAGATGCAGGAAAAAGATATATTGCCCAACGCCAGGATCTACACTGCTATTTTTAAGGGTCTTAAGAACCGTAACATGCCTGATAAAGCCTTCGAGCTTATGGACAAGATGAATTTGCAGGGATGCAAACCAGACTATGTGACAATGGATCTTCTTACAGGATGGTTAACTGTGATCGGTGAGACGGAGAGACTGAGACTATTTGTGCAACGGACGACATCTTCTAATATCGACTCGGGCAATCCTGATGTTTAA